The following proteins are encoded in a genomic region of Terriglobales bacterium:
- a CDS encoding CoA transferase subunit A: MNKVVPNPDEAVKDIPDGATIMLGGFGLCGIPENLIRALLHKNVKNLTTISNNVGIDDFGLGLLLANHQIKKHIGSYVGENRLLEEMVLNGKIDLELNPQGTFAERIRAGGAGIPAFFTPAGYGTVIGEKKEVREFNGRPHILESALKADFALIKAWKGDKWGNLIYRKTARNFNPMMATAARVTIAEVEELVEVGELDGEQIITPSIYVKRILQGEKYEKRIERRTVRQA; encoded by the coding sequence ATGAACAAAGTAGTCCCCAATCCCGATGAAGCGGTCAAAGACATCCCCGACGGGGCGACGATCATGCTCGGCGGCTTTGGGTTGTGTGGCATCCCCGAAAACCTGATTCGCGCACTGCTGCACAAGAACGTCAAAAACCTTACCACCATCTCCAATAATGTAGGCATTGATGATTTTGGCCTGGGCCTGCTGCTCGCCAACCACCAGATCAAGAAACATATTGGCAGCTACGTCGGAGAGAACAGACTTCTGGAAGAAATGGTACTGAACGGAAAAATTGACCTGGAACTAAATCCGCAGGGCACGTTTGCCGAGCGCATTCGCGCCGGTGGGGCGGGGATTCCGGCATTCTTTACGCCCGCTGGTTACGGCACGGTGATTGGGGAAAAGAAAGAAGTCCGCGAGTTTAACGGACGGCCGCATATCCTCGAAAGCGCTTTGAAGGCCGATTTTGCCCTGATTAAAGCCTGGAAGGGTGACAAGTGGGGGAACCTGATTTACCGCAAGACGGCGCGCAATTTTAATCCTATGATGGCAACGGCGGCGCGCGTGACCATTGCCGAAGTGGAAGAGCTGGTGGAGGTGGGTGAACTCGACGGCGAGCAGATCATTACCCCAAGCATTTATGTCAAGCGCATCCTGCAGGGTGAAAAATATGAGAAGAGAATTGAGCGGCGCACGGTAAGGCAGGCCTAA